The following are encoded in a window of Ranitomeya variabilis isolate aRanVar5 chromosome 6, aRanVar5.hap1, whole genome shotgun sequence genomic DNA:
- the ACBD7 gene encoding acyl-CoA-binding domain-containing protein 7 codes for MSPQADFDKAAEDVKNLKTKPTDDELKELYGLYKQATVGDINIDCPGMLDLKGKAKWEAWNSKKGLSKEDAMSAYVSKAHELIEKYGV; via the exons GCAGATTTTGACAAGGCAGCAGAGGATGTAAAGAACTTGAAAACCAAGCCAACTGATGATGAACTAAAGGAACTCTATGGGCTCTACAAGCAGGCCACCGTGGGAGACATCAATATAG ATTGTCCTGGAATGTTGGACCTTAAGGGCAAGGCCAAATGGGAAGCGTGGAACTCAAAGAAGG gcTTGTCTAAGGAAGATGCAATGAGTGCCTACGTGTCTAAAGCCCATGAGCTGATTGAGAAATACGGCGTGTAA